The following coding sequences are from one Capsicum annuum cultivar UCD-10X-F1 chromosome 3, UCD10Xv1.1, whole genome shotgun sequence window:
- the LOC107864235 gene encoding pre-mRNA-processing factor 19, translated as MNCSISGEVPEDPVVSKKSGLLFERRLIERHISDFGKCPVTGEPLTVDDIIPVKTGKIVKPRPVQAASIPGMLGMFQIEWDGLMLSNFSLEQQLHTARQELSHALYQHDAACRVIARLKKERDDARAFLAQAQRQIPMAATTAVGTTALSNGIRAAEDEEMGPEGKKIRPGISHSVIETLTECNAALSQQRKKRQIPATLAPVDAVERYTQLNSYPLHKTTKPGILSLDIHYAKDIIATGGVDSNAVVFNRPSGQIISTLSGHSKRVTSVKFAADGEIVVSGSADKTVRVWQSSENENYDCRHVLKDHTAEVQAVTVHATNNYFVTASLDSTWCFYDLSSGLCLTQVADASESEGYTSAAFHPDGLILGTGTSGSLVKIWDVKSQANVAKFDGHVGSVTAISFSENGYFLATAAQDGVKLWDLRKLKNFRTFSPYDENTQTQSVEFDHSGSYLALGGSDIRVYQVASVKAEWNHIKTFPDLSGTGKATCLKFGPDASYVAVGSMDHNLRIFGLPVEDQMED; from the exons TTTCCGGTGAGGTGCCGGAGGATCCAGTGGTTTCAAAGAAATCCGGACTCCTTTTCGAGAGGCGATTAATCGAAAGACACATCTCT GATTTTGGTAAATGTCCTGTTACTGGAGAGCCATTGACAGTGGATGACATTATCCCTGTTAAAACTGGCAAG ATAGTTAAACCCCGACCTGTACAGGCTGCTAGCATTCCTGGGATGTTGGGAATGTTTCAAATA GAATGGGATGGTCTGATGCTATCAAATTTTTCATTGGAACAACAATTGCATACTGCTAGGCAAGAGCTGAGCCATGCTTTATATCAG CATGATGCTGCATGCAGGGTAATTGCAAGGCTGAAGAAGGAAAGGGATGATGCAAGGGCATTTCTTGCCCAGGCTCAAAGACAAATACCAATGGCAGCCACTACAGCAGTTGGCACTACTGCTTTAAGCAATGGGATAAGAG CTGCTGAGGATGAGGAGATGGGCCCTGAGGGCAAGAAAATTCGCCCTGGAATATCACACTCTGTCATTGAGACTCTTACAGAATGTAATGCTGCCCTTTCACAACAGAGGAAAAAACGACAG ATACCAGCAACATTGGCCCCAGTGGATGCTGTGGAGAGATATACCCAATTGAATAGTTATCCTCTGCACAAAACCACTAAACCTGGCATTTTGTCTTTAGATATTCATTATGCTAAG GATATAATTGCTACCGGTGGAGTTGATTCAAATGCTGTGGTCTTCAATCGACCTTCAGGACAGATCATATCAACACTAAGTGGTCATTCGAAGAGG GTTACCAGTGTAAAATTTGCGGCTGATGGTGAAATAGTGGTCTCTGGTTCAGCAGATAAG ACAGTTCGTGTGTGGCAAAGTTCTGAAAATGAAAATTATGACTGTAGGCATGTCTTGAAGGATCATACAGCAGAG GTGCAAGCTGTCACTGTCCATGCAACCAATAATTATTTTGTGACTGCTTCTCTTGATAGCACGTGGTGCTTTTATGATCTTTCGTCTGGTTTATGCCTTACCCAG GTAGCAGATGCTTCAGAATCTGAGGGCTACACTTCCGCAGCTTTCCACCCTGATGGTCTGATCCTTGGAACAGGGACTTCAGGGTCTCTTGTCAAGATATGGGATGTAAAAAGTCAG GCAAACGTTGCAAAATTTGATGGCCATGTGGGGTCTGTAACTGCTATTTCCTTTTCAGAAAATGGTTATTTCTTAGCA ACTGCTGCTCAAGATGGTGTTAAACTTTGGGATTTACGCAAATTGAAGAACTTTAGAACTTTCTCTCCCTACGATGAAAACACGCAAACTCAATCAG TGGAATTTGACCATAGTGGAAGTTATCTTGCCTTAGGAGGTTCAGATATACG AGTTTATCAAGTCGCCAGTGTCAAAGCTGAATGGAATCACATCAAAACCTTCCCGGACTTATCAGGCACAG GCAAAGCAACATGTCTGAAATTTGGTCCAGATGCATCATACGTAGCTGTTGGATCTATGGACCATAATCTAAGAATATTTGGGCTGCCTGTTGAGGATCAAATGGAGGATTAG